CCAACTTGAGGTATTCCCTTATCAATTTCACCCATTGCACAACACTTGCAAATGCACAACACTCACAACACTAAAATCTTGTCAAATTGCACAACTCCGCAGCCCAATCAGCAACAATTCTGTTAAATGGGACAGTACACACATCAATTTCACACAGCACATAAAAAAATCAGCTAAATAGCAAAGACGACTACCTGTTTGAGTCGGCCTGGAGCTCAATGGCCACTGCAGGGGAGCCGCGGGAATGGATGGAGGGAGCCGTTGGAGCCCGTCGGAGGGGGCGCGGTGGAGGAGCCCGGAGTGGCGACGGAGGAACCTGTCGACGCCGTTTTCTTCAGTGGCCGCGGCCGGAGCTCGATCCACTCCGTTTCCTGCGGTGGCGGGGCGGAGAGAGGGCGACGGGAGCGGGGGCGGGCCAGAAAGAGGGCGACGGGAGCGGGGGCGGGCCAGAAAGAGggcggcgagggcgagggcggcggcgggcgcggcggGAGAGCGGAGGCGGCGGGCGCGGCGGGCGAGCGGAGGCGGCGGACGCGACGGGCGAGCAGCGGCGGCCGATGCCCCAGCCCGCGCAGTTTTCCCCTGCCCGCGCGAATGTGTCTGGCAGCCCGCGTAGTTTTCCCCTGTATTGAGTCGCTTTGACTGGATGTTAAATGCTGCCAGCCGTAGGATTGATTTGAACGATGGATGTAGGGGGCAAGGCACTCCGTGACCTGCCTCTGGCGAGGCACTGGATCTCGGTCGGTGTGGGACTGACGGACTGTGCTAGCGGTAGCGCAGGGTGTCTCACCGACGCTGCGGTTATCCCATTAGCAATGGCATAGGTTTACCACCCACGCTATTGTTATGGTTTGTCCGCGGGGCACGATCGAGAATTATTTATCAGTAGCGTGCCCCAAAGAAACCAACGCTGCTGCTAAGCCATACCAGTAGCGTGCTTTGTAcccagcgctactggtaattaccaGTAGCGTGGGGACACAAACAAATGCTACTGGTAAACTTCTAtgtataagcattttcctagtagtgtccaTGGCGAATTCTGGACTTATTCGGCATGGCGGGTAGTGATCCAACTCCGAGATGTCCGGATCCGTAGACTAGGACCTCGTCCCATGCGGGGACGAGGAGGAGATAGTCGTCCACTTGGCTCTCCGCTGGTCTCAGGAGGAGTGCACCCGACTGCGGTCAGTCTCGATCCGGCAGGAATCCATTGTGTTCGCTCAAATGGCGCTTGAATCCATCAGTGCTGGTGGCTCTAGGCGCGTCACCTCGGCCTCACCGGTTGCGGTCACCCCTGCCTGGCTGCGCAACCCTGGGGTGGTGGTGGAGCCCCTTAGGTTGTGCCTCGTCCCAGCGGCATCGGCCTCCTAAATGGAGGTCAACGTCGTCATGGTTTACTGCCAAACCAGCCACGAGGCAAGGCGTGTCCAGTCACCGAGGAAACCCTTCATGACGAAGGAAGTCTTCGAGGCGGAGGCAGCCCTCAAGGTGGATCCGGCAGAGTCGCACGCCAGCTTGGACATCAATGAGGAAACCCCATGTGCTTGCGACGAAGGAGGGCGACGTGCACCCTCTCAAGGGAGCAAAGCCAGGCGACCCGTGTCATGGCGGAGTGCTACCCAAAGAGGAGAAGGCGGAGGATGTCGACAGAACGGATAGTGTCGGCATGGGAGCCGGCGATCTATGGAGCAGTATAGACCCTTTGCTAGTTCGGCAAGGGGTGGCGATCGGCGCAAAGAGCAAACACAATGAAGGGCGCACGGTTTTCACCCAGGTTCGGGATGCCcggaggcgtaaaaccctactccttcCTTGGGTGTATTGGAGGTGTTGGGCACAAATACACGGAGCGCTCTCCCCCCGGCAAGTGGTTGGAAGAGAGCAGCTGCACGAATACCTATGTGTGAGGGTTGCTAAGATTTGAACCCCTTCTAATGTTGCcttggccctccttttatagctcaaggggttaccacagtgGCAAAAAGGTCATTACAAGGGTGATTAGACTGGAACAGAGCTATCACACCTAACTCTCCCAGTTAAGACAAAGAGCATTAAATGCATCATTAGGTGTCCGGTGGAGAGGCAGTCCCGGAAAGGTTCTCCCACGGCTTGTTTAACTACCTCTTATTATCATGACACGCCATCAGGACGGGTGTCGATAAAGGTGATTTATCCCTCCAGCAAGCTGACAAGCGTGGGTTACGTCCACCGAAGCACATGTGGGCTCGACACCTCACTAATCAGCGACCAGCTGCCCAGAGAGGCGAAGCACTGGTGTTGGCGGGGAGCCCATGTCAAAGGGGCTTGCCGGGCCTTCGTCTTGTGGCTGTGCCTTGACCTTGGCGGCCTCGGAGACCTCGCCGGCGCGGCTCGGTCTCGATCCTAGTCGTAGTTCCGGCCCTGTCGGCCTCGCCTGGACGGCAAGGGAGACTCCTCTGAGAACCTTTAAACTAGTTGTTGACTTGGTCATCTGTTTAGGCATCACCTTACTTCGGGCCTTGCGGCGCCCTGCAGGACCTAGCTGCCCCCGGCAACTGCCCTTGTCTGTGCACAAGTCAGGGGGAAACAAACACCCCGGTTTGTGTACACCGATAGACAGCTTCGACAGTGAGAAGATCTACCTTGATCCGTTTTGCATCTTCGACCGCTACTTCCGCAACGAAGACGACAAGGGCAAGGGCAGCCGTGGATGAACTTCTTCGATTGTCGCAGCTAGTAGAACATGTCAAATTTCGGTAGTCCCATGACATGTGTATTCAACTACGTATGTAATTTCACATTGCATGAAACTAGTATGGATTTGAGGATTTGGTTTGAGGGAGCTAGTTGTGGAGAGAACTTTTGATATGTGCTCGGTCACTGTCCGCGAGCGCGTCCACGGACATATAGTGCTCACGATTTGTTAACTCCGGTTTTAGAtgctctaagagcatctccaacgctATCCCCTAAAACGGACACACTATTCTTCCGCAAACCATGTCCGGACGCGTCCGCAGATAGGATATGGGAGCCGAGCATCCTACCATGTCCCTCAAATAGGCATCAAATCTGGGCATGGGCCAGGCGGACCTAAAGGAGAAAGCACATAGGCTATGTTGACATGTGGTGCACACACAAAAGGTTGCTTCCACAAACGTTTAGGGGACTGAATTGGATGGCAAAAATTGTCCGGGCCTTTTAAGGGAGCTTTGAGGTACCactttggagatgccctaacgTAAGAAAAAAAAAACTACACTGTTCGTACAGTACGATGTAATCTAACCTTCCGGAGTGTTGCTATTAACAACATCAGCTTGATTGAGGACGAGTTAAAAAAAACTTGATTGAGGACTGGTATACCAGGTACTGTGGGATGCAAGTGCAACCTTCCACAGCTACACGTATGAGCGCCATCGTAGAATAAACTGAAGAATGAGATTTTTCACTCAGCATGGTCACCAATCCAACTTGAGAACAATTTCCTGGGCCCGCCCTTTGGCGCAGGTGCTATAGGCGAGCACTCGTACGGTCTTGCCCCTTATTTTTGTCCCCCCATTGTAGCGCCTTGGTTAAAGTTAAACGACAACCTTTTTTTAGACTGTCTTCGCCGAGCCTCGTTGCGATGACATGTTTactttgtgaacattttttagatAGTCAACGATCAATAATTTTGGTCAAAGGTCATTGGTGCCAGGCAAGCGAATTCCAGCGATGAGAATGACTCGTCAGCCTGCTTAGCAGGCGCGCGGTCGCCAAATAGGAAACACCGAAGGCGCTAATTAAGACGTCTCTTACCGTGTGAGTCCTATTTGGCGCTTACCGCGCCGAATAGTGTTGTTTCCATACGCGGTGCTCATTAGCTAAGCATTTGGGCCGGCTGATGTAAAATGACCAGTGATTGAGCCGCCCGATCCAATTTTGTGAAGATCCTGGAAGGTTCCGCGTtcatttttttttggttttctctCTGTTTTTTTATCAGTTGAGTTTTTAGATTTTCTTTCCTcttaatattttggtttttatttttcAAAACTAAGCTTTCTTTAAAAAAGTTCTGAACATTTCTCGAACacgtgaacttttttcaaagcTGCATACTTTTTCAAGGCCATGATCTTTTCTGAATTTGCCAactttttttgaattcatgaaaaCTTTTCAACCATGTGAACTTGTTTGCAAAtacatgaactttttcaaattcacGAACCCTTTTCAAATCTGCGAGCTTTTTCtcaaaatccatgaactttttttaaatttgcattttttttaatatccatgattttttttaaatttcttgagtttttttcaaatccatgacCTCTTTTTAATCCACAAATGCTTTTAAAATTGGAAATCTTTTTCTCAAAATCCATGAATGTTTTTAAAATTGGCGAACACTTTTTGAATCCATAAACTTaaaaaaatcaatgaacttttctcaaattcacaaGGTACTTTCAAATCCACGATCTTTTTTTCGAATTCACATACCTTTCCTTAAAAGCCATTGACtcttttcaaattcgtgaacagtTTTCAAATAAGCATACTTTTTCTTACAATCCACAAACTTTTCAAATGTGTTGAAACAATTGAGCCTCCCCCCACATAGAAAGTCAGTCTGCAAAGAGCATTTCAAACATTTTAGAACATGCGAGCAATACAATAGAACAATTCTAAAGCAAATCCGAGGTGCATATGAGATACTGTCATAGTTTTAAATAGCAGGCTATGCCTCTTAGCAGCGGATCTCTCTAAACGCTATAGTGCGCTATTTAAAACTATGACAATATCTCATGATCAATCCCATGGTCCTATCCACCTTGTGTTAAACTATGGTTACTCTCTCTCTCTAGCTTTTGCATTATCATAAACGTGTAAGCCAAATATGCATTTATAGTAGATTCGTTTGTGCTATGACATTCCATTCATTCAGAAACCTATGTTTATCCGATTCAGTTGAGTAAGTTTTAATTTAGAGATGTTTCACTCAATGCCAAAACTGTTTCTATTTCATCCAAATTGCAGGGATTGATAAGACAAATAAACTTTAACCCTGCAGGGAAAGCAGGCAGAGTCAGAATCATTGCAAGAAAATTGGAGTGATCTTACTAAAATCAACCAGTACATGCAGAAGCAATTTGTGACATGAAGACACCTTGTGCTTTGTCTTTCACAGCCTTTTTTGTGTCCGTAAGCTTGCCGGGCAATATCTCGTTGTAGTACCCAAGCCAAGCAGCAAAACCTATTACTCATGAAAGCTTCAGTATTCCTCCAAAGAAAACACAAAGAAAGTTGTTGTAACATTTTCAAAATCATGTCCTAGCTTGGTATCGTCGGTATTTTAGTTGCATCGTCTGTTTATAACTATTTTTTCGCGAATATGTAAAGCTTGCGTACCTTTCATTGATAGAAGGGAATGAAATGAGTACAAGAGGGGTACAACCTTCCACAGTTGCACGTATCAGCATATCCAATCCAATAAACTGAAGGATGAGATTTTTCACTCCGCATGACCACCAATCCAACTTCAGAACAATTCCCTGACAACATATGTAGTACCCTCGAGGACTTGCATCCAAGAAGAAAAGTGGCATGAAACTTGGCAAGGTGAGGCTCAAGTCGGAACATTGTGAAGTAATCAAGAACACATTTTCAAGTATTTCAAGCAACTTGCTGAACTAACACCCAAAGCCCCATCACAGTTTCATAAGAGAAACTGAAGACAGGGCATGTGAGATTTAGCTTGGTGATAGCCAATAATACAGAAATAAAAAGGGCCCCAATTGATACATTTTTCAGGACTAGTCAGCGGCGAATAGAAAGTGGACATGCATGTGCGCCGTACGCAATCACTCACCGGCCGGCTGTCCTGTGCTCAACTGAAAGAAACGTCGAAATGCAAAGAAGCAATTTAGGATGTATCATCCATCTACTATATCCCAGTCTCTTTGTACGACAGTACGAGCAAGCAGAACATGCTTTGATCCCAGTCTACTATTAACATTGAGTATGCTAACATGTATTACTAGTATATATGTACCTGCAATTATTGAAGGTTCTCCCACCTGATTGGTCCATTTTTGTATGGCTGCGCATTCCTGCAGTTGCACATGGTCAAGACTCTCCAAATCCTTCAATGGATATTACTCTTTGTCAACGTCCAATAAACATGAATGCATAATTGTGAGCGAAGACAAACATAATCAAGTGTATGACTGTGAGTGACAATATTTTTTCTCGGGAAAGGAAAAAAATACGCTATTGATTGATTGAGGGTGCAACATGATTCTATTGGGCTGGCTGTCTGATGATCAATTTTTAAATCAGAACTGGAATCATAGGATTAAATTGGTCTCCTCATTTATGGTACCAAGCTAATGATGCAGTGCACCAGGGGTGAAACCAGACCAAATTCGAACGGATAACGCTACCGTATCCTATTCTCTAACTTTTCTGGATTTGGAAGTGGGACGGATGCAGAATATGCTTTGATCCTAGATTCCCAGTCTGCTATAGCATGAAGTTGCTATCTTGCTAACATGTGAGTGTGTACGATGTAGCTTGACCGGAATTCCAGCTTGACCATATGCAATTATTTGAAGTCTCTCCCTCCTGATTGGTCCGTTTCTATATGGGCACACATTCCTGCAGTTGCACATGGGACCGACTCTCTGAGATGCTACAATGGATATTACTCTTCGTCAACGTCCAATAAACATTGGTGCATTATTGTGATTATTGTGCACCATATGAATAACTCACCGGCCGGCTGCCCTGAGCTCAATTGAAAGAACACCCAAGTGCAAATTATTTTTAAAACCCGAAATAGAATCATAGGACTAGATTGATCTGCTCATGGTACCAAGCCAATGATCCAGTGCACCCATATAAGTAGCACCAATACGAGACTTATCTTGTCACAGACATATGCATTTGTTTCTCACTCATATATAGCACCATGGGCCGGGTGAAAAGATTTTACCAGGATTTCATACATATCAAGCTGCATAGCTTCAGCCGCATCAGTAGATATGTTGTCGATTCGATGGTTTTTATCTATCGGTTCGTCGCATTGCATGTTCATCCATTCTGGATCCAACTGTCCTACTTCCTTGCCATGGCTATACTTGGTTCAGTCCTCTTGATGTCGCTGAAACCAAGCAATCCTGAGTTCTGCCCTCCTTATATTGACATGTTGTACTTGTCAACCTCTGCTCTAACAGTTTCTGGCCTCAGCACCGTCAAGATGGAGGACCTCTCGAGCTCTCAGATTGTGGTCCTAACACTGCTCATGCTTGTAGGAGGGGAGATCTTTGTTTCGCTCTTAGGCCTCATGCTTAGAGTGAACCATCAAGACATGCAAGATCTTCCGAGCGTGAAGATCAGCTCAGTTCCTGTCGAGCTTGAAGTGCTAGACTTGGCCAACAGCATGGCACTATGTGATGAGTCGCAGCTTGAAGAAGCTGCTCAtgcaattccaccaaagaaatgtACAGAGTTGAAGAGGACTGAATCTGTCAAGTGTTTCGGACATGTGATCTTTGGGTACTTTGCTGTGATCCATGTCTTGGGCTTTCTGCTGGTTTTTCTGTATATAACTCATGTGCCAACTGCAAGTGCCCCActgaacaagaaagggatcaaCATCGTGCTCTTCTCACTATCAGTCACCGTCTCCTCCTTTGCAAATGCAGGACTTGTGCCGACAAATGAGAACATGGTCATCTTCTCAAAGAATTCAGGCCTCTTGCTGCTGCTCAGTGGCCAGATGCTCGCAGGCAATACATTGTTCCCTCTCTTCCTGAGGCTACTGGTATGGTTCCTGGGGAAGCTCACAAAGGTGAAGGAGCTGAGGCTCATGATCAAGAACCCTGAGGAAGTGCATTTCGCTAATTTGCTTCCTGGGTTGCGGACTGTTTTTCTCTCCTCAACGGTTGTTGGCCTTGCAGCAGCTGGGGTCACGCTGTTTTGCGCTGTTGACTGGAACTCTTCAGTGTTTGATGGGCTCAGCTCTTATCAGAAGACTGTCAATGCATTCTTCATGGTGGTGAATGCGAGGCACTCTGGGGAGAATTCCATCGACTGCTCGCTCATGTCCCCTGCCATTATAGTACTATTCATCATCATGATGTAAGTTCATGACTGAATAGCACTTCATTTAATTAATGTTTCAGTTCATATCATTTGATTGGTAGGTACTACTTACTTGCTTTGGAATCTCAAATTCATGTGCGACAATTTGCTTCTTGGTCTCAGGTATTTGCCATCATCAGCAACATTTGCACCACCCAATGGAGATACTAAAACCACCGATGCGAGCACAAAAGGCAAGAGAGGGTCGTTGGTGCAGAATTTGGTATTCTCACCGCTCGGGTGTAACATCATCTTTGTGATAGTTGCCTGCATCACTGAAAGGAGAAGGCTCAGAAACGATCCACTCAACTTCTCCACCTTGAACATGATATTTGAGGTCATCAGGTGTGTTATTCTTTCATGTGATGAAAAAAACCTTACATTACTCTCCCTAAAGATGGAGAAAAATTAGTAAGGCAATGGTAGCATAGACTAGACATAAATGGCAATTGCAACATAACATAAGAATGAACTTAATTTATAAACCGAGCACTTTGAGTCTGCAAGAGCTAAACACGGCACTAAACTAACTTAGAAGGCAAAATCTTACTCCTGAATGCATTTCAGTAAGGAGAGTAATTTTGTATGCTTTGTTTTGCAGTGCATACGGCAACGTTGGGCTATCCACTGGTTACAGTTGTTCTAGGCTGCATCAGCTGCACCCAGAGATCATCTGCCAGGACAAGCCATACAGCTTTTCTGGATGGTGGAGTGACGGAGGAAAGTTTCTGCTAGTCTTGGTCATGCTCTATGGAAGGCTTAAAGCGTTTGTGGTGTCCACAGGTAAATCCTGGAAAGTATGATACAGTTGACCAAGACTAACTGTAAGGGCAAGTGTGCCAAACTGGTATAACTGCCGCGTACTTGCAAGACGAATCAGGTTTCTAGCTGGATCAGTGGATGAAAAAAATATGTAGGTGGATGTTGGGCATTCAATGGAAATCATTTATCAATGTGTGGCATCTTGACGTGGGTTCCGCAGAGTTGCAGCAGAAAGACAATTGAATTCTTATTCTTATTGTTAGGGCGGGGTTAGTATTACTTCACACAATTTACAATATAGATGTGAGCGTTGACACCCTATTTATAAGCACAGCTAATGTTGCCCTATCATTTTAGTACATACTACTCTACGCAGAAGTTCCGGGagaaactacaaaaaaaatcaCTTAATTATTGAAACTCAAAGCCTGAAGTTTGAATTAAAATAATGAGCAATACCTTGGTATATTTTGTTGAGGTCTTTAAAAGGCGTTCCACAATTTATCGAGTTACTGACTAGTCAACAGGCAGAGCAAGCATGAAGATCCAGCTAACACGTCTGAGTTTTGCACTAACACATAATTGCTTCCGGACGTGAACATGTGGTGATCAGTTCATGCGAAGAAATAATTGTACATGCACATCACGGAAGGCCACCAGGGAAGGCAAAGTCATAGCGAACACACAAATCATGCAAAGCAGTAGAGCCATTCAGTTGCTGGTTATTGAAATCACTGAACCTTGCCTCCATATCAATAACAATAACAGGTTTACCTCAATTTTCAGTGAGCAATGACTTTCCATCCGAACAATTATCATTTGAGTATGTCGGCCCTATTAGAAGTCCCAGTTGTATCCGCAAAAATAGCCTTTGGACTCATCTTACCTCTTCAGCTAAGGATCAATCAAGATGTAACAACAGCATGCCTCATTTATGATGTACCATGGCTAGCAAGCAACAAACTAGAAAGTGACCAACTGAGGGAAGTTTCCTGTCCACTGGTGGTCTATGCATGCCCCTTGAAGCATGGCATTAGAACACTTCCTGGCCATGAGTTCAGTCACAGCTAAACATGCAGCGTGTCACCATTTTGTTTCATAGCACCACAATCACTTTTCTGACCATCACTGCTGGGCATCTTCAAGGGAAGAACCAAATGCAGAGTTCCATAATCATTTTCTGCACATTCTTGTTTGCATTGTGAAATTCAGAGATGCTCTTATATCCATTTAAATATTATAAAAGTTTGGCATAACTTTTGGGAAACTCCACTACCAGTAGCACTTGCTAGATGTTGTGCCATTATTTCTCTACATATATGTAAGCAACACTTTCACTTGCCTAGTCTGGGGACCTGGTCGAGGTTGCTCTTGGCGGGATGGCAATTGGCAATTTGTCTTCGTATGGAAGCAAAGCCTTCACTTGCCTAATCTGGTGATGTGGTCATGGTTACCCTTAAAAAGATGACAATTGGCAAATGGTGAGAGGAAGTTTTAGTACACATGGAAACTGTTCTTTCTATGCTGCTTTAGCGTGCATTTGAGCATGTCAGTGCATGATCCTAAAACATAACATTAAATTCTGAAGTGTATCTTTTTCCAAAGATTAAAAATTAAGAACTGATGATATACTCCAATACTCCATTGATAAAATTTCACTTGTAAATGCCAGGAACATACACTATAAAGAGCTCGAACCACTCCATTTAACTCGAATGCCTAGCCAGCTGCATATCATCAGTTCATCTGTGTTTACTTTTCAGTCCATTGCTTTCGATCTTAGCTTGCTTTTGATTCACTTGTCCTATTTTTTTTCATCAACGTACATGGTTTTGTTTCCTTGATGGCTTTGAACAAAGGTTAGTTGATTATGGAATCGAAGCCTAAAGTCTGCATGAAAATAATGAACAATACCTCGGCATATTTTGTTGAGGCGCTATTCAGTCTGAGTACTGCACAAATGATTCACTTGAAGAAATAACTGTACAAATAGAACACAAAAGGCCATCATAGAAGCCAAAGTCACAACAAACACCAAATCATGCAAAGGGGTAGAGCTATTAAGTTCAGTGAACCTTCTTTGGGGTCCTCTTCCAAAGTGAGGTGAATCCATTAGCATCTTCAGTCAGTAACATTTACAGATTTCACCTCAAGATTTCAATCAAGCAACACTCTCCATTTGAGCACAAATTTGAGTAGAGAAATCCTAGCCGCATGCACTCGAATAACCTTGGGACTCATCTTACCTCCTCAGCTTAGGACCAATCAAGATGTAACTACATCCTGGATTTGCGATGTACCATGCTGAGCAGGGAACTGACTAGAAAGGGACTAACTGAGAAAGGTTCTTGTCCACTTGTGTCTGTACATTTCCCTTGAAGCATGGCATAGAATACTTCCTAGCCATGAGTTCCATTACAGCTAAACATGCTCTGTGTCCTTGCAGCATAGCAGCTGCAATCACTTTCTGACTCATTATTGCTGGACATCTTCAGGGAAAGAGCCAAATGCAAAGTACCAAAATCGCTCTATGGACATTTTTGTTTGCACTTTGCAATGAAAATTCAGAGGTGCTCTTACATCCATCCCAAAAAAGTTCAACATGACTTCCAGGCAATTCCACTACCAGAACATACGAGCTGTTACACCACCTGATCAAGCTTGCCTTATTGGCATGGCAATGGGGAAAATTGTCTTCAAGGGAAGAGCCAAATGCAAAGTACCAAAATCGTCTCATGCACATTCTTGTTTGCACTTTACAATGCAAAATTCAGAGGTGATCTTGTTTGCACTTTACAATGCAAAATTCAGAGGTGATCTTACATCCATCCAAAAAAAAGTTTACCATAAATTCCAGGAAATTCCACCACCAGAACTGTTACACCACCTGATCAAGGTTGCCTTAGTGGCATGGCAATTGGCAAATTGCCTTCTATGTAAACAACACTTTCACTTGCCTACTCTGGTGAGCTGGTCATAGTTGCCTTTAGAAACATGACAATTGGCAAATGGTGGGACAAAAATTTAGCACGCATTCAAACTGTTCTTTTCTAAGCTCGTCTGCACACCCGCACGCATAGCATTAAGTTCTGAAAGGTATCTTTTTTTCCAAAAGAAAATATGGAAGGCATCTCAAACCGCATTGTCCATGTCTGCTTGTCCACTAACTTTGACCGGGCTGTATATATACTTCCATTGCTCACTTGTACTTGTAGTTGCCTGCTGAATCAAGGCACATACATCAAAGATATAGAGGCACACTGCCATCTATCTAACTCCAATGCCTATCCGGCTGCATACTTTTCTTAGTTCTGCAAGGCATGTCAGCAATTCATCTGTGTTCATTTTTCAGTTCATTGCTTTCCATCTTAGCCCACTTTTGATTCACTTGTCCTATTTTGTTATCGTTGATGTACTTGGCTTTGCTGCCTTGATGGCGCTGAAGCCAAGCAACCCTAACTACAGTCCTCGCTATGTCGATATATTTTTCCTTTCGACATCTGCAGTCACAGTTACAGGATTAGCTACAATCAAAATGGAGGATCTTTCTACCTCTCAAGTAGTTATCCTAACTCTCTTGATGTTGTTAGGCAGTGAGATGTTTGTTTCCCTGCTTGGCCATATTCATGAGTTGAGCAAGCAAAACAAGCATGACCCTGAAGATAGTAGAGTTAGATCGGTTACCGTGCAAGATGAGTCGCAGATAGAAGAGGCAATCCCGGTAACACCATCAACTAATACCACTAGCCTCAAGAAGGGTTGCCGCAAATACATAGGATTTGTGCTGTTGGCATACATGGTCTTGATTCTTCTTGTAGGTTCTCTATTGGTGTTCTTGTACGTAGCACATGTTTCAACTGCAAGAGATGTGCTAACAAGGAAAAGCATCAATACCATGCTTTTCTCCATATCAGTCACTGTCTCTTCTTTCACCAACGGAGGGCTGATTCCGACGAACGAGAGCATGGCGGTGTTTTCCTCAAACCAGGGCCTCCTCCTGCTACTCACTGGCCAGATTCTTGCAGGCAACACGCTGCTTCCTGTGTTTCTGAGGCTGGTGATATGGGCACTGAGAGGACTAAGCATAACCAGAGCTAAACCTGAAGAGTTGGAGTTCATGATGAACAACACAAAGGCCTTGGGTTCTAACCACTTGCTGCCTAACAAGCAGACAGTATTCCTTGCAGCATCGGTCGCTGCTCTCATAGCCGTGGCCGTCACGTTTTTCTGCTGCTTGAACTGGGAATCCGCAGTGTTTGCGGGGCTGACCCCCAATCAGAAGATCACCAACGCATTG
This sequence is a window from Aegilops tauschii subsp. strangulata cultivar AL8/78 chromosome 7, Aet v6.0, whole genome shotgun sequence. Protein-coding genes within it:
- the LOC109768846 gene encoding cation transporter HKT2;1 gives rise to the protein MGRVKRFYQDFIHIKLHSFSRISRYVVDSMVFIYRFVALHVHPFWIQLSYFLAMAILGSVLLMSLKPSNPEFCPPYIDMLYLSTSALTVSGLSTVKMEDLSSSQIVVLTLLMLVGGEIFVSLLGLMLRVNHQDMQDLPSVKISSVPVELEVLDLANSMALCDESQLEEAAHAIPPKKCTELKRTESVKCFGHVIFGYFAVIHVLGFLLVFLYITHVPTASAPLNKKGINIVLFSLSVTVSSFANAGLVPTNENMVIFSKNSGLLLLLSGQMLAGNTLFPLFLRLLVWFLGKLTKVKELRLMIKNPEEVHFANLLPGLRTVFLSSTVVGLAAAGVTLFCAVDWNSSVFDGLSSYQKTVNAFFMVVNARHSGENSIDCSLMSPAIIVLFIIMMYLPSSATFAPPNGDTKTTDASTKGKRGSLVQNLVFSPLGCNIIFVIVACITERRRLRNDPLNFSTLNMIFEVISAYGNVGLSTGYSCSRLHQLHPEIICQDKPYSFSGWWSDGGKFLLVLVMLYGRLKAFVVSTGKSWKV
- the LOC109768841 gene encoding cation transporter HKT2;4; its protein translation is MPIRLHTFLSSARHVSNSSVFIFQFIAFHLSPLLIHLSYFVIVDVLGFAALMALKPSNPNYSPRYVDIFFLSTSAVTVTGLATIKMEDLSTSQVVILTLLMLLGSEMFVSLLGHIHELSKQNKHDPEDSRVRSVTVQDESQIEEAIPVTPSTNTTSLKKGCRKYIGFVLLAYMVLILLVGSLLVFLYVAHVSTARDVLTRKSINTMLFSISVTVSSFTNGGLIPTNESMAVFSSNQGLLLLLTGQILAGNTLLPVFLRLVIWALRGLSITRAKPEELEFMMNNTKALGSNHLLPNKQTVFLAASVAALIAVAVTFFCCLNWESAVFAGLTPNQKITNALFMAVNTRQAGENSIDCSLVAPAVLILCIAMMCIPASTSFLSLHEHAERGITEHKDGANKRRLSLNKMLFSPLACTAVLIMLVCITERRSLSADPLNFSTFNMIFEVISAYRNVGLSTGYSCARLPHPEKQSVCQDMPYSFSGWWSDQGKVVLVLVMLCGRLKCFHRQRS